A portion of the Alistipes sp. ZOR0009 genome contains these proteins:
- a CDS encoding complex I subunit 5 family protein, whose amino-acid sequence MLNFFIISIILIALMLTVRRMLVSKLLSVAFLANVGWLVVGAFQKKGLTELAYFSFDSTALIMLSLLFIVAVPAFFHSFIYFRTDSDRGVPMYIAALTALLTSLVGVYLSNNLIVLWIFMEATTLTVSVLIYHHRSAHALEATWKYVFVSSVGIALAYMGILFMGAIVSPSEEFSVSFAGLKALAANANPAYLRIAFLFMLVGFSTKMELFPMHTVGIDANTIAPPPISAVISTLMVNSGFVAIYRLLRVLDGTEVGSWVANVLILSGILSVIIAATYLLKSNNLKRLLAYSTLENMGLVAIALGVGGVARYAAFVHIIVHTFIKSSLFFQARQVYAVYNTYEISKMGGYIKLYSVGALVLMLGALGIVAFPPSGLFVSEFLIFKTMLAEQRWGLFILLALALLFCVYAIIQKLLSVVYAKQPEKLAGEAPSSLLSLSQLVLIGFAFYMFFFQSGEVVNLINEAIK is encoded by the coding sequence ATGCTGAACTTTTTTATTATATCTATCATTTTAATAGCCCTGATGCTCACCGTCAGGCGGATGTTGGTTAGCAAGCTGCTTTCGGTGGCTTTTCTGGCTAACGTTGGATGGCTTGTTGTGGGCGCATTCCAGAAGAAGGGGCTTACCGAGCTGGCCTACTTCTCGTTTGATAGTACGGCGCTGATTATGCTCTCGCTGCTCTTTATTGTAGCAGTTCCCGCATTCTTTCATAGCTTTATCTACTTCAGAACCGACTCCGACAGGGGTGTTCCGATGTATATCGCGGCGCTTACGGCGCTGCTTACCTCGCTGGTTGGGGTGTACCTATCCAACAACCTAATTGTGCTTTGGATATTTATGGAAGCTACCACGCTTACCGTGTCGGTGCTCATTTACCACCACCGAAGCGCACACGCCTTGGAGGCAACGTGGAAGTACGTATTTGTAAGCTCGGTAGGGATTGCGCTGGCCTATATGGGGATCCTCTTTATGGGGGCAATTGTTTCGCCTTCCGAGGAGTTTTCGGTATCTTTTGCCGGGTTAAAGGCGCTGGCCGCTAACGCTAATCCCGCCTATCTCCGTATTGCCTTCCTTTTTATGCTGGTCGGATTTAGCACCAAGATGGAGCTATTCCCTATGCATACGGTTGGTATTGATGCCAATACTATTGCTCCACCACCTATATCTGCCGTAATATCTACGTTAATGGTAAATAGCGGCTTTGTTGCCATCTACAGGCTCCTACGCGTGCTCGATGGTACTGAGGTTGGCTCCTGGGTTGCTAACGTACTTATTCTTTCGGGGATACTATCGGTAATTATTGCCGCAACCTACCTGCTAAAGTCTAATAACCTAAAGCGGTTGCTGGCCTACTCGACGTTGGAAAATATGGGGTTGGTTGCTATTGCCTTGGGCGTTGGAGGGGTGGCCAGATATGCTGCATTTGTACATATCATTGTGCATACCTTTATAAAATCTTCGCTCTTCTTTCAGGCTCGACAGGTGTATGCGGTGTATAACACCTACGAGATATCGAAGATGGGGGGCTATATTAAGCTTTACTCCGTTGGGGCGCTGGTGCTCATGCTTGGCGCTCTCGGAATAGTGGCCTTTCCACCTTCGGGATTGTTTGTTTCGGAATTTCTTATATTTAAAACGATGCTTGCCGAGCAGCGATGGGGATTATTTATTCTGCTGGCCCTAGCATTGCTCTTTTGCGTGTACGCCATTATTCAGAAGCTGCTGTCGGTGGTGTACGCCAAGCAGCCCGAAAAGCTGGCGGGCGAAGCGCCTTCATCTTTACTATCACTATCCCAACTTGTGCTAATTGGATTTGCCTTTTACATGTTCTTTTTCCAGTCGGGTGAGGTGGTTAACCTTATTAACGAAGCAATAAAGTAG
- a CDS encoding NADH:ubiquinone oxidoreductase: MINEIKILHDHGIQYVKDLRNAILTPLFRGRPIISGSVTEADAASLEAMCPSGAITAVPLTLDLGKCVFCRECEFAFPHAVRFTNDYHIAASRREDLVVRAGEDRPITVDTTLLRKKVRKLLGPSLKLRQVSAAGDNSCEMELNASGNVNFDMGRMGIEFVASPRHADGIVITGPISKNMAEALQICYEATPEPKIVVLVGSDAISGGLYANSPALDRSFLERYHVDLYVPGNPAHPLTFINGLMDLLGIEDRK, from the coding sequence ATGATAAACGAAATAAAGATACTACACGACCATGGCATACAGTACGTAAAGGATTTGCGCAACGCAATCCTTACCCCGCTGTTTCGTGGTCGACCCATCATAAGCGGTAGCGTTACCGAGGCCGATGCCGCATCGCTCGAAGCGATGTGTCCCAGCGGTGCCATCACCGCCGTGCCGCTAACGCTCGACCTTGGGAAGTGCGTCTTCTGCCGCGAGTGCGAGTTCGCCTTCCCTCATGCCGTTCGCTTTACCAACGATTACCACATTGCGGCTAGCCGTCGCGAGGATTTGGTGGTAAGGGCAGGAGAGGATAGGCCAATTACGGTGGATACAACCCTGCTTCGTAAGAAGGTGCGCAAGCTGCTTGGCCCTTCGCTAAAGCTGCGTCAGGTTTCGGCCGCAGGCGACAACTCGTGCGAGATGGAGCTTAATGCCAGCGGTAACGTCAACTTCGATATGGGAAGAATGGGTATTGAGTTTGTAGCCTCGCCCCGCCATGCCGACGGAATTGTTATCACGGGACCAATATCGAAGAATATGGCCGAGGCGCTGCAAATTTGCTACGAGGCCACGCCCGAACCCAAGATTGTGGTGCTGGTGGGCTCCGATGCCATTAGCGGCGGACTCTACGCCAATAGCCCTGCGCTCGATCGTAGCTTCTTGGAGCGCTACCACGTAGATCTATACGTCCCAGGAAACCCCGCTCATCCGCTTACCTTTATAAACGGGCTGATGGACCTGCTGGGCATCGAAGATAGGAAGTAA
- a CDS encoding NADH-quinone oxidoreductase subunit C: MHENHQYLRVGGNPVVVDLAAIPVLDYGRFYSQTSHILRNPDCRCVAYFAKPTSTTLDFFMAISDERNDILLYRHQCEQTQELEALTAQLPAMHIYEREIAERYGVTFSNHPWLKPVRYPYNRVASEWMDSYPFYKIDSTELHEVGVGPIHAGVIEPGHFRFICNGEKVLHLEIQLGYQHRGVETLLADGSSTLRKMIISENIAGDSAVSHGLAFALCAEALADVAIHPQLALERVIAQEMERIAVHIGDTAALCGDVAYQLGLVVCEALRTVMINTTQFWCGNRFGKGLIRPAGTHYPITAEVKAEVVKNLTKVRKEYLQLTETLFGLPSVLARFEGIGELTTEQVRGIGAVGMAARMANLERDVRRSNPYLAYAFFEHQPVVKDGGDVMARAELRSEEVAQSIDRILQMLDGVDFDVKAATPNFSLQYRPNALVLSLVEGWRGEICHAAITDGSGAIAHYKVKDPSFHNWFALALAVRNQEISDFPICNKSFNLSYCGNDL; the protein is encoded by the coding sequence ATGCACGAGAATCATCAATATTTACGGGTGGGTGGAAATCCGGTTGTGGTAGATCTGGCTGCTATTCCAGTGTTGGATTACGGACGGTTTTACTCGCAAACGTCGCATATTTTGCGAAATCCCGATTGCCGCTGTGTGGCCTACTTTGCTAAGCCAACCAGCACTACTCTCGATTTTTTTATGGCCATTTCCGACGAGCGAAATGACATTCTTCTATATCGCCATCAGTGCGAGCAGACACAGGAGCTCGAGGCGCTAACGGCGCAGCTTCCTGCCATGCATATCTACGAGCGCGAGATTGCCGAACGTTACGGCGTTACGTTCAGCAACCATCCGTGGCTAAAGCCTGTTCGATACCCCTACAACCGAGTGGCATCTGAGTGGATGGATTCCTATCCCTTCTACAAGATAGATAGCACGGAGCTGCACGAGGTGGGCGTTGGTCCTATTCATGCAGGGGTTATTGAGCCAGGGCATTTCCGCTTTATCTGCAACGGCGAAAAGGTGCTGCATCTCGAAATACAGCTGGGCTACCAGCATCGAGGCGTGGAAACGTTGCTGGCAGATGGTAGCAGCACGCTTCGTAAAATGATTATTTCGGAGAATATTGCAGGGGATAGCGCCGTGTCTCATGGGCTAGCCTTTGCGCTTTGTGCCGAGGCGTTGGCTGATGTGGCTATCCATCCGCAGCTGGCCCTCGAAAGGGTTATTGCGCAGGAGATGGAGCGTATTGCCGTACATATTGGCGATACGGCAGCCCTATGTGGCGATGTGGCCTATCAGCTGGGCTTGGTGGTGTGCGAGGCGCTACGTACGGTGATGATCAACACTACGCAGTTTTGGTGTGGTAACCGCTTCGGCAAGGGGCTTATTCGACCTGCTGGTACGCACTATCCGATAACGGCAGAGGTAAAGGCCGAGGTGGTAAAGAACCTCACCAAGGTTAGAAAGGAGTATCTGCAGCTTACCGAAACGCTGTTTGGCCTGCCATCGGTGCTTGCCCGTTTCGAGGGTATTGGCGAGCTGACAACCGAGCAGGTGCGTGGAATAGGAGCCGTTGGTATGGCTGCACGCATGGCCAACCTCGAAAGGGATGTGCGTCGTAGCAACCCCTACCTCGCCTATGCGTTCTTCGAGCATCAGCCCGTGGTAAAGGATGGGGGAGATGTGATGGCGCGTGCCGAGCTCCGTTCGGAGGAGGTTGCCCAGTCGATAGATAGAATACTGCAAATGCTCGATGGTGTTGACTTTGATGTTAAGGCAGCAACGCCTAACTTTAGCTTGCAGTATAGGCCCAACGCGCTGGTGCTTTCGTTGGTTGAGGGATGGCGCGGCGAGATTTGCCATGCCGCAATAACCGATGGCAGCGGAGCTATTGCCCACTATAAGGTAAAAGATCCGTCGTTCCACAACTGGTTTGCCCTAGCGCTAGCGGTACGCAACCAGGAGATATCGGATTTCCCCATCTGCAACAAGAGCTTTAACCTCTCGTACTGCGGAAACGATTTGTAG